The Infirmifilum lucidum DNA segment TGACACTAGGCCTCCTACTAATGCTCTTCAGAAACCTCTACCAGCACGTAGACTCGGTCAAGAAGGGCTACTGGAGCAAAGGGGCTTTCGTGGGCCGCGAGCTACACGGGAAAACGCTCGGCGTCGTTGGCTTTGGGAGAATCGGCAGGCTCGTTGCGAGGTACGCCGCCTCCCTGAACATGAGAGTCCTCGTGGCAGACGTGAGGGACGTCTCCCGGGAAGCCAGCGAAGTGGGGGCGGAGCAGGTCGGCCTCGAGGAGTTGCTGTCCTCGTCGCACGCAGTCACGCTCCACGTCCCGCTGACCCCGAAGACGCACCGCATGATCAGCTGGAGGGAGTTCTCGATAATGAGGGAGGGGGCCTTCCTGGTCAACACGAGCAGGGGGGAGGTCGTGGACTCCGAGGCCCTTCTCGCGAACCTGGACAGGCTGGGCGGCGTGGCACTAGACGTCCTGGAGGAGGAGCCCCCGAGGAGCGAGCGATTACTCAGGATTATAGCGCACCCGAAGGTCATCGTAACGCCCCACATAGGCGCCGAGACTCTGGAGGCCCAGGAGAGGATAGGCGAGGAGCTCGCCGTGGCCATAAGGGAGGCGGTGGAGAGGCTATGAAGCTCCTGACGCCCGGGCCCGTACAGGTTCCTAGGCGGGTGCTGGAGGCATTAGCCAGACAGCCCCTGTTCCACAGGAGCGAGGAGTTCAGGAGAGTATTCGGGGAGGTTCTCGAGAACCTCTCAAAGCTCTACCCGGGCAGCGAGCCAGTAGTCATCCCCGGGACGGGCACCCTAGCCGTGGATGCCATGGTGTACAACTACGTCGAGCCCGGCGACAAAGTCCTGGCCGTCGTAAACGGGGTCTTCGGGGAGAGGCTCGTCGAGGCCCTGGGGAGCAGGGGGGCAGAGGTGCTCGTCCTCGAGTCGAGGCCCGGAGAGTCAGTCCCGTACGAGGCCGTCGAGGAGGAGGCCCTGAGGGTACGCGGCTTGAAGGCCATAGCCGTAGTACACAACGAGACCAGTACTGGCGTCGCTGTAAGGTGCCTAGACAAGCTCAGAGACCTGGCCCACGGCCTGGGGGCCCTCCTGCTCGTGGACAGCGTTTCGGGCTTCCCGGCAGAGCCAATACCCCCGGGCATAGACGTCATCGCCACGGCGTCACACAAGGCCATGCTCGCTACACCCGGCGCGTCCATCCTATACGTCTCGGCGAAGCCCAGGAGCAGTAAGGGCGTACCTCCGAGCATGAGGCTGGACAAATTCATCGAGAGCAGGGCTGCCTCCGAGACCCCCTACACGCCGCCCATAAACACCCTCTACGCGCTCAGAGCCTCCACCGAGTACATACTCGAGATGGGAGTCACGAGATACCAGGAGCTACACGCCGAGAGGGCCAAGGCGGTATACTCCCTTGTCAGGGCTAAGCCCCTCGTGAAGGACGTGGCCGCGCGCAGCCGCACAGTGGCAGCGTTCGAGCTTGCCAGGGCACGGGAGGCCATAGGGGAGCTAGCCTCGAACGGCTACGCGGTGGCCGGGGGGATGGGCGCCCTCAGGGACAGGGTGGTTAGAGTGGGGCTGATGGGGGAGATAGAGCGGCAAGACCTCGAAGCCGTGGCTAGAGTCCTGAACAAGTACGCCGGCACGGCCTGACGGCATTAAACGAGAAATATCTTTAGTTTTCTAGGCCGTTTTCCTCGAACTCTTCACTGCCGAGTAGTAGCCTATGGCGTAGAACGCCGAAGCCACGGCCACTAGGGCTAGCGCGTCTAGGGGCGTTGCGAGGATCCCGAGGGGCTCTATGGGCAGGAAGTTGTTGTACGTGAATGTCTTGTCCCCCAGTAGCGAGAAGAGAGGCACCAAGGCTATGTACGCTGGGAGCCACAGCGCCTCTCTAGCCCGGCCCTCCGGCTTCGAGTAGGCCAGGTACACTGGTACTCCCAGGAGCATCAACAGTGACCCCGTGAGCGTCCACGGCCAGCAAGCCCAGTACATGTACAGGGTTGCGAACACGAAGCCCACCCACCCTAGGAGTAGGGGGGCTGGCGCGGCGAAGGGCCTGTTCCTGTCCAGCATGGTCTTCCGCGAGACGGGCAGGGACAGCGAGCCCGTGGCGTAAGCGAGGAAGGAGGCCATCATTGAGAGGAGGACGACGTTCGGGAAGGATGGGACGGCGAGCATCACCAGCCCAGTCAGCGCGGACGAGAAGACGATGGCGTTGGCGGGCGTCCCGTACTTCCCGTGGATCTCGGCGAGCCTGCCCCAGAGCCTGGACTCCCGGGCGAGCGCGAAGGCGACCCTGCCCTGGAGCAGAACCCAGGCCGAGAAACACCCAAGCGTGCTGAGAGAGGCCCCGATGAACGCTAGGTGCGCTACGGGCTCGAGGCCCAGAGCCCCGGCCAAGTCTGCCAGCGGTGACGAGAGGTTCGCCAGAGACCCCCAGTCCCCCTCTTTGAGGCCGAGGCGCGCCCAGTCTATGCTACCTACAAACGACGTGAAGACGAGCACGTAGACGAGCGTCACGAGGAGCACTGTCAAGAGTAGGCCCCTTAGGATGTTTCTGTCAGGGTCTCTAACTTCCTCCCCCACGAGGGTCACAGACTCTACGCCAGCGTACATCCAGAACCCGAAGGCTATGGCCAGCGCCACCCCCTGGAGGCCGAAGGGGGCTACCGGCGTGAAGTTCTGGGGCTTGAAGGAGGAGAGGAGGGCTAGGGCGACTGCGGCCAGGGCGAGGATCTTAGCCACTGTCAGGGCGAGGCTCACGCCCGCGCCAACCCTAACCCCCCTAACGTTAGCGTACGTGACGACGGCCAGTATGGCCAGGGCTACCGCCACGCCGTGCGGCGTCAGCGTGAGCCCTGATGCGAGCCAGGGGATGTAGAACGACAAGTAGAGCACGAAGGCGTAGACTATAGCCGCTGTGCCCACGACGCACGAGATGTAGTAGCCCCACCCGGTGATAAAGCCCGCAAAGTCCCCCAGAACCTCCCGCGGGAAATAATATATCCCTCCAGCTCTCGGGAGCATTGAGCCGAGCTCGGCATAAATTAGGCCCAGGACGAGGGTGAGGAAGCCCATGAGCAGCACTGCCAGCACCGCTGAAGGCCCGGCGACAGACGCTAGTAGGCCCGGCGTCGAGAAGATCCCGGAGCCTATAATGCTCCCCATGCTGACCCCCGAGAGTAGCAGTAGGCCCAGTACCCGTCTAAGCTGGTTGCTCATCGGAGAGCTCCCGTAAGCCCGCGTCTTTTCAAGTTTTCTACTCCATGCCCAGAAGTAATTGGCCCGGGAATAGGCCACAGAGGGCAAACGCCCCCTAGACATGCACACCAAGCATGCTAAATGCGCTCCTGGTTACAGCCTTTCCCCCACCTCGCCTGGGGCTTGTATACTTATACCTAAGTTTAGCTGTAGCTAAGCCTACATTTAAAAATAAATACGCAGTTCGATATAAGGCATGTATGGGCGTCCCGCTGAAGTCCCCAGCGTTCAGGCTGTCGCTCGCCACGACAATGGGAGTCTCGGCGTTTCTCTCAAAGGTTCTGCTGCCAACGCCCTATGACAAGCTCGCAATCGTCCTCCACGCGTACCTGCTGGCGCTGAGCTCGTTCATACTCGGGGGCCTGGGAGCCACCTATACTGGGCTAATCATAGGCATCCTCGTGTCTTGGTGGAGGTCGGCATTCTTCCCGTTGAGCCTCGCGATGGACGTCTTCTACGGGCTTACAGTAGACCTGTTCCTCAAGGCGCTGAGGGCTAGGGAGAGGGGAGCGGCTAGGCAGGCGGCGCTAGCTGTAGCCGCTGGCTCGGCTGTGACAGGACTGCTCTCGATGACCGTAGCCGTGGCCGCCGGCTTCATGAGGATGAACCCAGTCCTCTACGCCCTGATTCCAGCCGCTGGCTCGGCTGAAGGGGCTGTTGCAGGCTACCTGGCGTCAGTAACCTGGGACAAGTACCTGTCGAGGAGCCTGCGGTCATACGGCGGGTGAGGGCAGCGGCAGGCCTGGAGGCTGTCCCCGACTGCGGAGAGTAAAAAAATATTATTTTCCGGTGCGTACTGCCTGCGATGAGTAAAAGGGTCAGCGGGAAGACGTTGGGCCTCGCTCTAGGGCCTCTGTTCCTGGTAGCCCTGCTCCTGTCTCCGCCCCTGCCGGGAGCGCTGGAGGCCGCTCAGAGAGCCAGGCTGCCGTCCTACACTCATGTCCACTTCTCGCTCGGAGTTCTACTGTGGACTGCGACTTGGTGGGTCAGCGAGTGTGTGCCTCTGGGGCTGGCGGGGCTAGTGCCCGTCATTGCTTTCTCCATGGCCGGCATACTGGCGTGGAAGGAGGCTCTAGTCTCATTCATGGATCCCACGATATGGATCTTCATGGGCGGTTTCACTATCGCCCAGGCCTTTAAAGTGTGGGGGCTCGACAGGCGCATTGCTGTTAGAGTGGGATCTCTGTACAGGGGCAGTAGGCCAGAGCTCCTCGCCTTCTTCGCCGCAGCACTGCCGACATTCATCCTCACGATAAGCGGGTCCATAACAGCCGCGACGTCCATAGTCTTCCCGATAGTCCTCGCGCTCCTACGCTCGATGGGCTTCAAGCCCGGGAGCAGGTACGCTGAGGCGACAATGCTCGCCCTCGGGCAGGCCGCCACAGCCGGGGCAATGCTCTTCCTAGTCAGCACCCCACCGAACCTGATAGCGAAGAAAGTCATCGAGGACGCAGTCCCGGGCTTCAACCTCACCTTCATAGACTGGCTAGTAGTCGGCACCCCCCACGCGCTCATAGGGCTCGTGCTGACGTGGGCCGTAGTCTTCGCCCTGGTGAAGCCGGAGGTCGTGGGCACCTCGGAGGCCCGCAGGCAACTGCTACGGGAGGCGGAGAGCCTCCCGTCAATGAGCAGGGGCGAGAAGATGGTTCTGGCAGTCTTCGCCATGACTCTCATACTGTGGATAGCGCCCGGGCTCGCGGCGATACTCGCCGCCGGAAACCCCCAGCTCGAGCCCCTCGCCGCCAACATGCGTAAACTGCTCCCCGAAGCCGCGCCCGCAGTACTGGCCATCCTGCTGCTCGGCCTCTTAAGGGCCTCCGGCAGGCCCCTGCTGACTTGGAAGGACATAGAAGAGGGGATTGACTGGAACGTCGTCTTCCTGTTCGGAGGCGGGATCGCGCTCAGCAAGGGCCTCGAGAAGGGGGGCTTCGCCCACTGGGTGTCGCAGGTGGCCTCGGCCGCCCTGGGGGCAAAGCCTACAGAGTGGCAGCTAATAGCGGTAAGCGCCCTTATGGGCTTCGCGATAACCTATCCGGCCTCCAACACTGCGTCCGCTCTGATCTCCGCGCCGATCGCAGCCACGATAGCCAGAGCACTCGGGTACAACCCTGTCCCTGCCGTCATAGCCACGGCACTGGCCTGCTCTATCTCGAGCGCTCTGCCGAGCACCACGCCGCCCATGGCCATGATATACGGGAGCGGGATGGTCTCCATGAAGAACATGTTCAAAGTAGGGATGGTCGCGGACACGCTGAGGCTAGTCCTCCTAATACTCCTAACACCATACCTCGCGAACACGCTCCTGGCAATCAAGGGCTACAAGGCCCCGTGAGCGCGGGGCCCAGGGCGGGAGTTGCAGGCAAAGGCGAAAAAAGTTATACTAGCCCAGCGCCATATTACACGATGTAGCCTTGAGCGTTAGGGAGTACGTGCTCGAAGTTGACGTCGCCCAGGCCATCGCGGACGCTGTATCTGAAGAGCTCTCGAAGAGGCTCGGGAAGCGCGTACTCCTAGTCGAGCCCAGACTCGAGGGGTTCAGGCGGAGACTTTCCTTCAATGTAGTCGACGAGAACGACACGGTAGTGGGGACAGCGAGAGTAGAAGTCAAGGGTAGCAGGGCTAAAGCGGCTCTAAGGCTCTCAGCCCCCTCTACCACGTCTTGACCGCGGTGTTCACCTCTCGCCGGGAACTCACGGCCCGTAACCGCACCATTCCGCACTGGACACTGTCCCAAGCTCGCCTGTAAGGAGTCGCTCATCAAGGCCCCACCTCGGCGCTCGAGACCAGCGAGCCGCGGGCGGCGCGTCTGCGGACTGTAGCAGTGCGCTGCGCAGCGCGGGCCTCGAGAGCCCAGAACAGGGTAGCAGCCCGCCCGCGCCTGAGGGCCTCGGGGGAGGGGAGAAAAATGCCGGGCGCGCCCCGCACGCCAGTAGCCATGGCCTGTGCGTGTTTTCCGGGGGCCTAACCCCGGGCTCCGGGCCCAGAGACCGCTTTCCTACTGGCCGAGACTATCCGGAACTCCACGCACTTGAAGGCCACGTCTAGGCCGCACGATCTGTTGCACTTGAACTCCCTCCACTCCAGCCCCACGTAAGTGTTCCTGTACCTGAACCAGTACGCGCCCCAGCCGCTACCCTCGGCCGCGACGTCGGTGTTCAGCCCCCACGCCTTCATGAGGGCGAAGGCCCAGTAGTCGCCCGCGAACCACGGCCCGTCCAGGCAGGCCTTCCAGGTGGAGTAGTTCAGGAAGCTCCTCCACTTCTTGAGGCCTACAAAGCTCAGCACAGCCTCTACCGCGCCATTCCCCGGGAGGAAGTAGGGGGCCAAGACGGCTAGCCTCCCGCCGGCCAGGGGGTAGGCCCACCTGAAGCCGCTCATGTAGGCCTCTAGGTAGCGCTCGAGCACCTCGAGCTGCCTGTCCGAGAGCTTGAGCTCCAGCAGGTCTACGTAGGGCCTCCTGCGGCGCAGCATCCAGAGGTAAACCCTGCGGAGCAGCGCGGCGTGCCTCCTGGGCACCCGGATCCTTCCGGGCTCCGTGGCCGACCGCCAGATCGAGGGGAAACCCCAGGGCTCCACGCCAGGAAGATTCCTGCAGGGCATTTAAACCTACGTTTTACAGCGGCTGAATCGGTGCGCAACGCGGGCGCGTGGGGCTGGACAGTCTACCTGTGCTGGCCCGTGTGCCACCCGCCCTCCGGGCCGGTGCGCGCCCTCTCCTTGGCCATTTGGACGAGATCCTCCACGCTCCAGACCTCGAGCCCGCTACTGGTAGCGTGCACGGCCTCCGGGACTACGAGTATCCTCCTGGGGGCGTGTAGCCTGCCCAGCCTTTCCTCAGCCCTCCTGACCTCTGAAGGCGTTAGGCTGCGCCTCCACTTGACCTCTGCGGCGATCTCGATCCTCTTGAACGAGACCAGGGCCACGTCTACCTCGGGCTCCAGCACTTTGACGGGCTTCAGCCCGAAGTACTCGGCCATAAACCTCTCGACGAACCTCTCGACGAGCAGCGGCATCCTCTCCATCACGACCCTCTCCACGAAGCCCCACGGCGCCGGGTAGTCCCTCAAGCCGTACCTCGCGTCCAGGTAGTACGCGATGTCGGTCAGCGGGGACGCGTGCCTGTAGAAGCTACCCCTCTCCCGGCCCCATATCTCGACCCTCTCCAGGAGGCCCATCTTGACCATTGCGTCGACGTACTTCGTTATGTGGGAGGTCGAGGCCTTCTCTATGAGCCCCTTGCCGTGCAGGTACGAGGCTATCTCGGAGAGCCTAGTGGCGCCCCCAGCCACGGCCTCCAGTATGGCGTCGAACCGCCTGCTGTACGAGGCGTCCTCCTCGTCCAGGATCTCGCCCACAAGCGACCTCGCGAAGGCGGAGCCCGACACCACGCACTCCTCCAGGCTCCTGCCCACGAGGACTGGCTCTTGCCAGAACACGAGCCTCTCCACGAGCTCCCTGCCCCCGAGGCCCCAGTCGGCGGCGAGCAGCTCGAGAGGCGAGAGCAGGTCGACCCTGCGCAGCGAGAAGAGGCCCTTAAGGGGGGCCTCGGGGCCCCCGACGAACCTCTTGTAGAAGTGGAGCGTGGAGGTTATGAGGACTACGTCCCCGCCGCACGAGCCCGCCTGCACCGCATCGAAGAACCTCGCGTCAGCCCTGTGGAACTCGTCCACGACGACGCGGTTCCCGCACATCCTCAGGAACGCGCCCAGGCTGAACTCCTCGCCCGTCTCGGGGTCCATGAACAGCCCGCCCCTCCTCACGATGAAGTACTTATAGTCCGGCAGGACGAGCCTCGCGTAGAAAGTCTTCCCGGTCTTCCTCCTACCGTACAGCAGCCTGCGCCCCCCGCTACGCAGGAACGCCTCGAGCGAGGGCCTCCTGACAATAATACCCATAGTATGATACCAATAGTATCATACCATGGGTATTATTTAAACGTATTGGCTGCCTGCTGGAAAGCCGCGCCAACTGGGCGAGTACCCCGCGCGCCTTGGACAGGGGTGCAGCTCCTGGGCTCAGGTGCCCGGGGCGCTCGCGGAAGCTTTCCCGGCGCCTTGTCTGGAGCCGCATAGAAGCCCTACTGGGCACTTCCGGCAGCGGGGCGACCTGGCGGTGCAGACCTTCCTCGCGAGGTCGAGGAGGCCGAGGTTGAAGGCGAGCGCCCTCCCGGGATCCCGGGGCACGAGCCTCTCGGCGAAGGCCAGGAACTCCGGGTCGCGGTAGGGCCTCGCCCCGGAGGGCTTCACGCCGAAGACTCTCCCGAGGACTCTCACAGCGTTCCCGTCGAGCAGGGGGACAGGCTCCCCGCACGCCACGAGGAGGACGACGGAGGCCACGTAGTCCCCCACGCCAGGCAGCCCCTCGAGCCCCTCCCTGTTGCATGGCACGCTACCCCCGTACTCCGCTACCACGCGCTCGGCCAGCATCTTCAGGAGCCTGGCCCTCCTGTGCTCCATGCCGAGGGGCCTCAGGAGCCCCTCGAGCTCTCCCTCGCTAGCGCGGAGGAGGCTCCGGGGGTCGGGGAACCTCGAGGCGATCTCGCCGTAGACCTTGAGGACCTGCCTCGCAGTCGTCCTCACGAGGAGGAGCGCGGCTAGCAGGACTTGCCACGCGTCGCGGGAGCCCCTCCAGGGGAGCCACGAGTCCCCGTGCCCGGCGTACCACCCGATCACGGCCTCGACGAACTCCTCCTCCTTGCCCGCCACGGCTACAGCGAGGCGCGCCGGCCAGTTATAAGCCTTACCCCGGGGCCACGCCTACTCCGGTAGCCCAGCCGGATCCCCGCAGAGCTCGTAGGTCTTGACCTTCCTGCCCGCGCCCCTGACCACGTACTTGGCGCAGACAAGCCCCCGCCCCTCGAGGGTCTTCAGCGCCTTGTACACGCCCCTCATGCTGTACCCGTCCAGGAGCCTCCACAGCTCGTAGGCCGTGAGGCCCCCGCGCCTCCCGAGCAGCTCGAGTATCTCCGAGCCCAGCCTGCCCACGCCCCTACGCCGCCCCGCACGCCTCTCCCCGATCGTTATGACCGCGACGCTCCTACCCAGGCCCTTCGCGACGGCGTAGGCGGCAGCCGATATGGCCTTCGTCCGGATGCCCAGGTTGTCCAGCCTGAAGAGCGACTTCACGACCTCAGCCGGCTCCACAGCCTCGACCCTAACTAGCCCCCTGCAGTGGTCGAGCAGCCATGGCCTGCTCTGGCCCTCCACGAGGGCCCCGACCACAGTGTAGCCGGGGTCAACGCCGAACTCCGCCAGCTCTCTCAGGGCCTTGCACAGGGAGAAGGCGAGCACCCCCCTCTCGACCGGCACGACGACGTACTCGGCTTTAACCCCTCTCTCGTATATCTCGAGCAGTATGGTCTTCAGCCCCTCGAAGGTGAGCGGGTTAGCGTAGGGCACGTCTGGCCCGGCAGCCCCGCCGAACTCCACGCCGACGCCTAGCCTGTGGATCTTCACGAGCTCCTCCGCGTCAGCCCCCAGAGCGTCGCTAACCACGACGCTGACTTCAGCGAGCCCCCTGGCATAGTACGACACCGAGTACGCGTAGTCCTCGACGTACTCAACCCTAACACGCCCGCCCCACCCAGAAGACGCCAAGTAGCTCGCGAGGAGGCTGGCAGCCCTATCGGAGTAGGCGCCCGTCGGGTTCTTCCTCTCGTTCTTGACCACCACCCCGTCCACGACCCTCAGGGGGGTTAAACCCTCCCCCATGGAGACCACCCTGGAGAAGCTGGGCAGAAGCCCCCTGTACCTCCACAGGCTCGCCTCCCCTCTCTCCACCCTCAGGGACGGCTCGCCGTACTCCAGCACG contains these protein-coding regions:
- a CDS encoding NAD(P)-dependent oxidoreductase, which codes for MEFLKKRETWCLAFVSRVLVADSVPESFLQRLSSLGFSVDYRPGVSREALVEMLDGYEVLVFRSRLRVNRELIDSATSLRVLARYGVGLDNVDVDYAVSRGIAVVNAPCSSAVSVAELTLGLLLMLFRNLYQHVDSVKKGYWSKGAFVGRELHGKTLGVVGFGRIGRLVARYAASLNMRVLVADVRDVSREASEVGAEQVGLEELLSSSHAVTLHVPLTPKTHRMISWREFSIMREGAFLVNTSRGEVVDSEALLANLDRLGGVALDVLEEEPPRSERLLRIIAHPKVIVTPHIGAETLEAQERIGEELAVAIREAVERL
- a CDS encoding pyridoxal-phosphate-dependent aminotransferase family protein, which codes for MKLLTPGPVQVPRRVLEALARQPLFHRSEEFRRVFGEVLENLSKLYPGSEPVVIPGTGTLAVDAMVYNYVEPGDKVLAVVNGVFGERLVEALGSRGAEVLVLESRPGESVPYEAVEEEALRVRGLKAIAVVHNETSTGVAVRCLDKLRDLAHGLGALLLVDSVSGFPAEPIPPGIDVIATASHKAMLATPGASILYVSAKPRSSKGVPPSMRLDKFIESRAASETPYTPPINTLYALRASTEYILEMGVTRYQELHAERAKAVYSLVRAKPLVKDVAARSRTVAAFELARAREAIGELASNGYAVAGGMGALRDRVVRVGLMGEIERQDLEAVARVLNKYAGTA
- a CDS encoding APC family permease produces the protein MSNQLRRVLGLLLLSGVSMGSIIGSGIFSTPGLLASVAGPSAVLAVLLMGFLTLVLGLIYAELGSMLPRAGGIYYFPREVLGDFAGFITGWGYYISCVVGTAAIVYAFVLYLSFYIPWLASGLTLTPHGVAVALAILAVVTYANVRGVRVGAGVSLALTVAKILALAAVALALLSSFKPQNFTPVAPFGLQGVALAIAFGFWMYAGVESVTLVGEEVRDPDRNILRGLLLTVLLVTLVYVLVFTSFVGSIDWARLGLKEGDWGSLANLSSPLADLAGALGLEPVAHLAFIGASLSTLGCFSAWVLLQGRVAFALARESRLWGRLAEIHGKYGTPANAIVFSSALTGLVMLAVPSFPNVVLLSMMASFLAYATGSLSLPVSRKTMLDRNRPFAAPAPLLLGWVGFVFATLYMYWACWPWTLTGSLLMLLGVPVYLAYSKPEGRAREALWLPAYIALVPLFSLLGDKTFTYNNFLPIEPLGILATPLDALALVAVASAFYAIGYYSAVKSSRKTA
- a CDS encoding SLC13 family permease; protein product: MSKRVSGKTLGLALGPLFLVALLLSPPLPGALEAAQRARLPSYTHVHFSLGVLLWTATWWVSECVPLGLAGLVPVIAFSMAGILAWKEALVSFMDPTIWIFMGGFTIAQAFKVWGLDRRIAVRVGSLYRGSRPELLAFFAAALPTFILTISGSITAATSIVFPIVLALLRSMGFKPGSRYAEATMLALGQAATAGAMLFLVSTPPNLIAKKVIEDAVPGFNLTFIDWLVVGTPHALIGLVLTWAVVFALVKPEVVGTSEARRQLLREAESLPSMSRGEKMVLAVFAMTLILWIAPGLAAILAAGNPQLEPLAANMRKLLPEAAPAVLAILLLGLLRASGRPLLTWKDIEEGIDWNVVFLFGGGIALSKGLEKGGFAHWVSQVASAALGAKPTEWQLIAVSALMGFAITYPASNTASALISAPIAATIARALGYNPVPAVIATALACSISSALPSTTPPMAMIYGSGMVSMKNMFKVGMVADTLRLVLLILLTPYLANTLLAIKGYKAP
- a CDS encoding ATP-binding protein translates to MGIIVRRPSLEAFLRSGGRRLLYGRRKTGKTFYARLVLPDYKYFIVRRGGLFMDPETGEEFSLGAFLRMCGNRVVVDEFHRADARFFDAVQAGSCGGDVVLITSTLHFYKRFVGGPEAPLKGLFSLRRVDLLSPLELLAADWGLGGRELVERLVFWQEPVLVGRSLEECVVSGSAFARSLVGEILDEEDASYSRRFDAILEAVAGGATRLSEIASYLHGKGLIEKASTSHITKYVDAMVKMGLLERVEIWGRERGSFYRHASPLTDIAYYLDARYGLRDYPAPWGFVERVVMERMPLLVERFVERFMAEYFGLKPVKVLEPEVDVALVSFKRIEIAAEVKWRRSLTPSEVRRAEERLGRLHAPRRILVVPEAVHATSSGLEVWSVEDLVQMAKERARTGPEGGWHTGQHR
- a CDS encoding HhH-GPD family protein; protein product: MAGKEEEFVEAVIGWYAGHGDSWLPWRGSRDAWQVLLAALLLVRTTARQVLKVYGEIASRFPDPRSLLRASEGELEGLLRPLGMEHRRARLLKMLAERVVAEYGGSVPCNREGLEGLPGVGDYVASVVLLVACGEPVPLLDGNAVRVLGRVFGVKPSGARPYRDPEFLAFAERLVPRDPGRALAFNLGLLDLARKVCTARSPRCRKCPVGLLCGSRQGAGKASASAPGT
- a CDS encoding pyridoxal-phosphate dependent enzyme, with the protein product MGAVASRCLECGWRGEGIHLRCAACGGVTVLEYGEPSLRVERGEASLWRYRGLLPSFSRVVSMGEGLTPLRVVDGVVVKNERKNPTGAYSDRAASLLASYLASSGWGGRVRVEYVEDYAYSVSYYARGLAEVSVVVSDALGADAEELVKIHRLGVGVEFGGAAGPDVPYANPLTFEGLKTILLEIYERGVKAEYVVVPVERGVLAFSLCKALRELAEFGVDPGYTVVGALVEGQSRPWLLDHCRGLVRVEAVEPAEVVKSLFRLDNLGIRTKAISAAAYAVAKGLGRSVAVITIGERRAGRRRGVGRLGSEILELLGRRGGLTAYELWRLLDGYSMRGVYKALKTLEGRGLVCAKYVVRGAGRKVKTYELCGDPAGLPE